One genomic window of Garra rufa chromosome 2, GarRuf1.0, whole genome shotgun sequence includes the following:
- the LOC141325136 gene encoding transmembrane protein 254-like isoform X3: protein MAKRDIKSYFRRTSLLWMVVVTVYVLFFTQLYQCFCSHCGFIGFQWMVFWPQDVPYGSLGPLGALAKHFVDYHYALLYYGWFLLWVIHLFEALFAMKICR from the exons ATGGCCAAAAGGGACATTAAATCTTATTTCAGGAGAACCAGTCTGCTCTGGATGGTGGTTGTGACAGTTTATGTGTTGTTTTTCACG CAGCTGTACCAGTGCTTCTGCAGTCATTGTGGTTTTATTGGCTTTCAGTGGATGGTGTTTTGGCCTCAGGACGTCCCGTATGGCAGTCTGGGTCCTCTCGGCGCTCTGGCCAAGCATTTCGTGGACTATCATTATGCTTTGCTGTATTACGG ATGGTTTCTATTGTGGGTCATCCATTTGTTTGAGGCTCTTTTTGCAATGAAGATCTGCAGGTAG